One window of Nostoc sp. C052 genomic DNA carries:
- a CDS encoding helix-turn-helix domain-containing protein has protein sequence MKYSLDLERLSTLVRDRRSDKKLRDVSLEIGNVSPSTLSRVERGQSPDMETFIALCNWLDVSPSVFFKGAETNKHLSVPEAIALQLLSDKNLDSTVANALAILVKAAYRDLKK, from the coding sequence GTGAAATACTCTCTTGATCTAGAACGATTATCTACCTTAGTTCGCGATAGGCGTAGTGATAAAAAATTGCGCGACGTGTCCTTAGAAATTGGCAATGTTAGCCCATCTACTCTTTCACGAGTAGAAAGAGGTCAATCTCCTGATATGGAAACTTTTATAGCACTTTGCAATTGGCTAGATGTTTCGCCCTCTGTATTTTTTAAAGGCGCAGAAACTAATAAACACTTGTCCGTGCCAGAGGCGATCGCTCTCCAGTTGCTATCGGACAAAAATCTTGATTCAACAGTCGCCAACGCTTTGGCTATTCTTGTCAAAGCCGCGTATCGTGACCTTAAAAAGTGA
- a CDS encoding 3'-5' exoribonuclease domain-containing protein yields MRHWLYTEFIEDGRTIELISIGIVAEDGRELYLINWDCNFSNANDWVKANVLSHLPFQPIDRPEKGKNVWQSRSDIRDAIASFLGCEFQMNQELNYVLKDGIESPEFWTYYGSYDWVVFAQLFGTMARLPKGLPMYTNDIKQWCKHLGDPELPKQGKGEHNALADARWNRQAWEFLRTFEEDCIVERG; encoded by the coding sequence ATGCGCCACTGGCTATACACCGAATTCATTGAGGATGGTCGCACAATAGAACTTATTTCTATTGGGATTGTTGCCGAAGATGGACGAGAACTTTATCTCATAAATTGGGACTGCAATTTCAGCAATGCTAATGATTGGGTTAAGGCGAATGTATTATCTCATCTTCCCTTTCAGCCAATTGATAGACCCGAAAAAGGAAAGAATGTATGGCAATCTAGAAGCGATATTCGAGATGCGATCGCATCTTTCTTAGGGTGCGAATTCCAAATGAATCAAGAGCTTAATTATGTTCTTAAAGATGGGATCGAAAGCCCTGAATTTTGGACATACTACGGAAGCTACGACTGGGTGGTTTTCGCTCAATTATTTGGGACAATGGCGCGCCTTCCGAAAGGCTTGCCGATGTACACCAACGACATTAAGCAATGGTGCAAACATTTAGGCGATCCAGAATTACCCAAACAAGGCAAAGGTGAACACAACGCACTCGCCGACGCACGCTGGAACAGGCAAGCTTGGGAATTTTTGAGAACCTTTGAAGAAGATTGCATAGTTGAGCGAGGATAA
- a CDS encoding DUF4055 domain-containing protein: protein MPPNNTNNTNNLPSTLSLAAAAYSGNLLLLLDCWNNLEGRERAYLPKETKEPPQAWSDRIRRTTFDNRFEPAIKDYAGLLSVFSLNDDTAQSILDNQNNIDQMGNDLWTFFHEVDQYCLRDGWCGVMVEHPPEDPNINSQADLLESDRRPYLVLIDRRDILNWRTTKINGKPQLTRVTIRETRLEPDGDYGEKEVVYYRVLIPGEYFVFQIIKTNKESQLLLVDQGATSLTEIPLVYYSVTESGLFSAKAPFLNLAKLNIEHFQKRSQLNEVLRKCNLPVPVRRGLIKTVDDIKKVPPLVIGPNSVLDIPNDGDFFFAEPSGVAIAASKDDIKDLEAAMDRMTLDFLTSGDRQKTATEAVLESTKTSANLKGVARRKESAMQQVFELWVAYTGEAEGGGITQDEDLLSMPLTPEQTGKLEDLQTQGLISHRTLLLLLQAGKVLPRQFDINAEVSLTENSTSTDRILAS from the coding sequence TTGCCTCCCAACAATACCAACAATACCAACAATCTACCCTCAACCCTATCCCTAGCAGCTGCTGCATATTCAGGCAATCTGCTGCTACTGCTTGATTGCTGGAATAATTTGGAGGGGCGAGAAAGGGCTTATCTTCCCAAGGAAACCAAGGAGCCGCCCCAGGCTTGGAGCGATCGCATCCGTCGCACCACCTTTGACAATCGTTTTGAACCCGCAATCAAAGACTATGCAGGGCTTTTAAGCGTTTTTAGTCTCAATGATGATACTGCCCAATCGATTCTCGACAATCAGAACAATATCGACCAGATGGGCAATGACCTCTGGACATTTTTTCACGAGGTTGACCAATACTGTCTGCGGGATGGCTGGTGTGGGGTGATGGTGGAACACCCGCCAGAAGATCCCAACATTAATTCTCAGGCTGATTTGTTAGAGAGCGATCGCCGTCCATACTTAGTACTAATAGATAGGCGAGACATCCTCAATTGGCGGACAACCAAGATAAACGGCAAACCCCAATTAACGCGAGTGACCATTCGCGAAACTCGATTGGAGCCGGATGGAGATTATGGGGAGAAAGAAGTTGTTTACTATCGTGTGCTGATTCCTGGGGAGTACTTTGTTTTTCAGATAATCAAAACCAATAAAGAATCGCAATTGCTGTTGGTAGATCAAGGGGCAACCAGCCTTACAGAAATTCCCCTGGTTTATTACTCCGTCACAGAAAGCGGTTTATTCTCTGCTAAAGCACCGTTTCTGAACCTTGCCAAGCTCAACATTGAACATTTTCAGAAACGCAGCCAATTAAATGAGGTGCTTCGTAAATGCAACTTACCGGTGCCAGTGCGGAGGGGATTAATAAAAACGGTAGATGACATTAAAAAAGTCCCCCCGCTGGTGATTGGCCCCAACTCGGTACTAGATATCCCCAACGACGGGGACTTTTTCTTTGCTGAACCTAGCGGGGTGGCGATCGCAGCTTCCAAGGACGATATCAAAGACCTAGAAGCGGCGATGGATCGTATGACGCTGGACTTTTTGACCAGTGGCGATCGCCAGAAGACCGCTACTGAGGCAGTGCTGGAATCTACCAAAACCAGCGCCAACCTCAAAGGCGTGGCCCGGCGGAAGGAATCAGCGATGCAGCAAGTTTTTGAACTTTGGGTGGCTTACACCGGGGAAGCTGAGGGCGGTGGCATTACCCAGGATGAAGATTTGCTATCAATGCCACTGACACCAGAACAAACAGGCAAGCTAGAAGACCTTCAAACTCAAGGGCTAATCAGCCACCGCACTTTGCTGCTGCTATTGCAAGCGGGTAAGGTACTACCCCGACAATTTGACATCAATGCTGAGGTGAGTTTGACTGAAAACTCTACCAGTACTGACAGGATACTTGCCTCATGA
- a CDS encoding HU family DNA-binding protein translates to MNKGELVDAVAGKTGVTKKQADAVLTAALEVITEAVANGDKVTLVGFGSFDRRDRAAREGRNPKTNEKMEIAATRVPGFSAGKAFKEKVAGNFEPAEVAA, encoded by the coding sequence ATGAACAAAGGTGAATTAGTGGATGCTGTAGCTGGCAAGACTGGTGTTACCAAAAAGCAAGCTGATGCAGTCTTAACTGCTGCATTGGAGGTGATTACTGAAGCTGTAGCGAATGGCGACAAGGTGACGTTGGTGGGATTTGGGAGCTTTGATAGGCGCGATCGGGCGGCACGCGAAGGACGTAACCCAAAAACCAATGAGAAGATGGAGATTGCGGCGACCCGTGTGCCTGGGTTTTCGGCTGGAAAGGCTTTCAAAGAAAAAGTGGCTGGTAATTTTGAACCTGCCGAAGTTGCAGCATAA
- a CDS encoding tyrosine-type recombinase/integrase, translated as MRCGCTAGPFLPKKEYRRDVQVFFGFAAKGLAECNLEDLQAYSNYLGEKGIKLSTKRRKLNVVKSLYSFAAKLNYVRFNVAAALKIPKASNSLAGRILKKKEVLKLTAKRQNVKLRDYCFLRLLYATGMRVSEICRLVWSDFYERDTGEVQVTILGKGDKPRTVLVPATIWAELEELRGKTHESSPVFASVRGNAIERTTAHRIIKQAAAASGIKSEVSCHWLRHAHAQHAYAGGARIDLLRDSLGHSNISVTNVYLESNPEDSSSNYLGL; from the coding sequence TTGAGATGTGGTTGCACGGCCGGCCCATTTCTACCCAAAAAAGAGTACCGCCGCGATGTACAAGTATTCTTTGGGTTTGCAGCTAAAGGCCTGGCAGAGTGCAATTTAGAAGATTTGCAAGCCTACTCCAATTACTTGGGCGAAAAAGGCATTAAATTAAGCACCAAGCGCCGCAAGCTGAATGTGGTGAAGTCGCTCTATAGCTTTGCCGCTAAATTAAATTATGTTCGCTTCAATGTGGCGGCGGCCCTAAAAATACCCAAAGCCAGTAACTCGCTAGCTGGTCGGATTCTCAAGAAGAAAGAAGTTTTGAAGCTGACCGCCAAGCGCCAAAATGTGAAGTTGCGCGATTACTGCTTTTTGAGGCTACTTTATGCCACTGGGATGCGGGTAAGTGAGATATGCCGTCTAGTATGGAGTGATTTTTATGAGCGCGACACTGGGGAAGTTCAAGTAACTATCTTGGGCAAAGGCGACAAACCCCGAACGGTATTAGTGCCAGCAACAATCTGGGCAGAGCTAGAAGAGTTGCGGGGTAAGACGCATGAAAGTTCGCCCGTATTTGCCTCAGTTAGAGGCAACGCCATAGAACGAACAACAGCACACCGGATAATCAAGCAAGCTGCGGCGGCATCTGGGATCAAGTCGGAGGTTTCTTGCCATTGGCTGAGGCACGCGCACGCCCAGCACGCTTACGCTGGCGGCGCGCGCATTGACTTATTGCGGGACTCTTTAGGACACAGTAATATTAGTGTCACGAATGTATACCTAGAGAGCAATCCAGAGGATTCCAGTAGTAACTACCTTGGACTATGA
- a CDS encoding DUF6464 family protein, translating to MKKFDWFTILGAIAVTENTVLMIAQGGWFTVAGLIFGGIWIWVAYWDWKNRRLVQTLDYLSRNRAEVESADSCLRSLAEAGISTAEAIEACSRHSEPRGCVGDASCRWNARSPYIRCAINPSGECQGCKHYERI from the coding sequence ATGAAAAAATTTGATTGGTTTACGATACTGGGTGCGATCGCCGTTACCGAAAATACTGTCCTTATGATTGCCCAAGGTGGCTGGTTTACTGTTGCAGGGCTAATATTTGGTGGTATTTGGATATGGGTGGCGTACTGGGATTGGAAGAACAGGCGACTAGTTCAAACACTAGATTATTTAAGCCGCAACAGAGCAGAAGTGGAATCTGCCGACTCTTGTCTTCGTAGCCTAGCCGAAGCTGGAATTTCGACCGCAGAGGCAATTGAGGCTTGTAGCCGACACAGTGAACCTCGTGGTTGCGTGGGGGATGCGAGTTGTAGGTGGAATGCGCGATCGCCCTACATTCGGTGTGCTATAAATCCCAGTGGGGAGTGCCAGGGGTGCAAGCACTATGAGCGAATCTGA
- a CDS encoding helix-turn-helix domain-containing protein yields the protein MSRKKDSDKIKLAEAKYITGVPPEEIAAALGVTRRTIDRWAKDGDWDSHRQNAKNSNVVQLQLKPHEKLRGTKLREATRRRDTSEGLDNIEVIESAIADIHASLPSAELGKGSMATALVKLIELKRKLKPETVADLVERVIELDIGPEEFLIELNNAWQKRA from the coding sequence ATGTCCAGGAAGAAAGATAGCGACAAAATCAAGCTTGCTGAGGCAAAGTATATTACAGGTGTCCCACCTGAAGAAATAGCTGCTGCCCTTGGCGTTACTCGTCGCACTATTGATCGCTGGGCAAAAGATGGTGATTGGGATTCGCACAGACAAAATGCTAAAAACAGCAACGTCGTTCAACTTCAACTAAAGCCTCATGAGAAGCTTAGAGGGACGAAGCTTCGGGAAGCTACTAGACGACGCGACACGAGCGAGGGACTGGATAATATTGAAGTGATTGAAAGTGCGATCGCTGACATCCATGCTTCACTACCAAGTGCGGAACTAGGTAAAGGCAGTATGGCGACGGCACTTGTAAAGCTGATTGAACTGAAGCGTAAACTGAAGCCTGAGACGGTGGCTGATTTGGTCGAACGCGTGATTGAGCTTGATATCGGCCCTGAAGAATTTCTGATTGAGTTGAATAATGCGTGGCAAAAAAGAGCGTAA
- the terL gene encoding phage terminase large subunit: MAKKSVSVRQQWEQAAVNAAALQTVKVTLSLSDFVRESWEVLEPSTELLWNWHIDAMCWHIQETLLDWFKHKTNPHYVQRIQNLLINVPPGSLKSRVVSVCTPAWFWTICPSWRAIFLSANPRVALRDSVYCRDVVESDWYQKRFSPDWKLRDDNNSKTSFWNTKGGVRSAFGFNSRITGDRGDCLLWDDPHDAQEVNSELIRQGVIDRWDSAIRNRVNDLKSSVRIGIMQRLHEQDLSGHVLKQGRWQHLCIPQEFETQLSPTALGWVDPRKELGELMFPERFSKEVLQEEKTALGSYGYAGQHQQRPAPADGGHFKRSWWKYYKVAPDDFELIIQSWDCTFKETKKSDFVVGQVWGKRGGQFYLLDQVRDRMDFPTTIAAIRALSAKYPNSTAKLVEDKANGPAVISSLEREIPGIIAIEPEGGKLVRAVAIAPFVEAGNVFLPDPSIASWVGDYVAEFSTFPNGSNDDQVDGTSQAINWLASKVTYWAVSHDNTWGS, from the coding sequence GTGGCAAAAAAGAGCGTAAGCGTTAGACAGCAGTGGGAGCAAGCTGCTGTTAACGCAGCTGCATTGCAGACAGTCAAGGTAACGCTCTCTTTGTCAGACTTTGTGCGAGAAAGCTGGGAAGTTTTGGAACCCAGCACAGAATTGCTTTGGAATTGGCACATTGATGCTATGTGCTGGCATATCCAAGAAACCCTGCTTGATTGGTTTAAGCATAAAACAAATCCGCATTACGTCCAGCGAATCCAAAACCTTTTAATCAATGTCCCGCCAGGGAGTTTGAAAAGTCGGGTGGTATCTGTTTGCACCCCTGCTTGGTTTTGGACGATTTGCCCTTCCTGGAGAGCTATTTTCCTTTCAGCTAATCCCCGCGTGGCTTTGCGAGATAGCGTCTATTGTCGGGATGTGGTTGAGAGTGATTGGTATCAGAAGCGCTTTTCACCAGATTGGAAGTTGCGAGATGACAATAATTCCAAAACAAGTTTTTGGAACACAAAGGGTGGTGTACGCAGTGCATTTGGCTTCAACAGCCGGATCACAGGCGATCGCGGGGATTGCCTTCTCTGGGATGATCCACACGATGCACAAGAAGTAAACTCTGAACTTATCAGACAGGGAGTTATTGATCGCTGGGATAGCGCTATTCGTAACCGAGTCAATGATCTAAAGTCATCTGTGCGGATTGGTATCATGCAGCGCTTGCACGAACAGGATTTATCAGGTCACGTTCTCAAGCAAGGCAGATGGCAACATCTGTGCATCCCCCAAGAATTTGAAACTCAACTTTCACCCACAGCGTTGGGCTGGGTTGACCCTAGAAAAGAACTAGGGGAGTTGATGTTTCCAGAACGCTTCTCAAAGGAGGTATTACAAGAGGAAAAAACAGCACTCGGCTCCTATGGCTATGCCGGACAGCACCAACAACGACCCGCTCCTGCCGACGGCGGACACTTCAAACGCTCATGGTGGAAGTATTACAAAGTCGCACCGGACGATTTTGAGCTAATTATCCAGTCATGGGACTGCACTTTCAAGGAAACCAAAAAATCAGATTTCGTCGTTGGGCAAGTTTGGGGTAAACGTGGGGGACAGTTTTATCTGCTTGACCAGGTACGCGATCGCATGGACTTCCCCACCACGATCGCAGCAATCCGCGCCCTGTCCGCTAAATACCCGAATTCCACCGCAAAACTGGTTGAAGATAAAGCGAATGGCCCAGCCGTGATTAGCTCACTAGAGCGCGAAATACCTGGAATTATTGCCATTGAGCCGGAAGGCGGAAAATTGGTACGTGCGGTTGCGATCGCACCTTTTGTTGAAGCTGGTAATGTTTTCTTGCCCGACCCTAGTATTGCTTCCTGGGTGGGTGACTATGTAGCGGAATTTAGCACTTTCCCCAATGGCAGCAATGATGATCAGGTAGACGGCACTAGTCAAGCAATTAACTGGCTAGCGAGTAAAGTTACTTACTGGGCAGTTAGTCATGACAATACCTGGGGTTCATGA
- a CDS encoding sigma-70 family RNA polymerase sigma factor, with product MRSIAVNERNLLAQSNEKLVHKVVHRMSQVCREPYEDLYQLGYIGLLKAADRFEPATGNAFSSFAIPYIQGEIQHHLRDQWQSVKLPRTAIETKAKVRRLQKSLFMLGRDIDASQIALGLGISEEKWREIEALDSNITISLDELLHEPMQADDEEVDDRAVLKHLSKLQANQRTAIVEKFFSNNSIQDIAKRQKASPERIKAYINLGLVKLRISLTQEEL from the coding sequence ATGCGGTCGATCGCTGTTAATGAACGGAATTTATTGGCTCAGTCAAATGAGAAGTTAGTCCATAAGGTCGTCCATCGGATGTCCCAGGTGTGCCGGGAGCCTTATGAGGATTTGTATCAATTGGGTTATATCGGGCTTCTAAAAGCAGCCGATCGCTTTGAACCCGCCACGGGAAACGCTTTTAGTTCGTTTGCAATTCCCTACATTCAAGGGGAAATTCAACATCATCTACGTGACCAATGGCAAAGCGTGAAACTTCCACGCACTGCTATTGAAACTAAAGCTAAAGTTCGGAGATTGCAGAAGTCTCTCTTCATGCTTGGCAGAGATATAGATGCTTCACAAATTGCCTTGGGATTAGGCATAAGTGAAGAAAAATGGCGAGAGATAGAAGCACTTGATAGCAATATAACTATTAGTTTAGATGAACTTCTTCATGAGCCTATGCAAGCCGATGATGAAGAGGTTGACGATAGGGCTGTGCTGAAACACTTGAGCAAGCTGCAAGCTAACCAACGAACTGCCATTGTTGAAAAATTTTTCAGCAACAACTCGATTCAAGATATTGCCAAACGCCAAAAGGCGAGTCCCGAAAGAATCAAGGCTTACATTAATTTAGGTTTGGTCAAATTACGCATATCATTAACACAAGAAGAATTATGA
- a CDS encoding DUF3102 domain-containing protein: MNLSELAININQAFDKSKEFYKAGINELQQALLCDKQAGDLLIQVKAELPYGQFTSWVEENCRFTMRHAQFLMKISREWHRIIKQWDELRNETRFASDSPLPSLRVAIALAAAEPKPESPPSLPVTKYKVALKDHACYGETVEVKEELSKGDVILCRTSKGEIPFLKKELVPESQSLQPVDAEIIDVEVEDISEQLKEAIALVIEYLSENELKAVLAASLSIGKEHLPSDAAGLAAKLIGGQDLAILSQG; the protein is encoded by the coding sequence ATGAATTTATCAGAATTAGCTATTAATATTAATCAGGCTTTTGATAAATCGAAAGAGTTTTACAAAGCTGGAATTAATGAGTTGCAGCAAGCGCTATTGTGCGACAAACAAGCTGGGGATTTATTAATTCAAGTAAAAGCTGAATTACCTTATGGTCAATTCACTTCTTGGGTGGAAGAAAACTGTCGCTTTACGATGCGTCACGCCCAATTTTTGATGAAGATTTCTAGGGAATGGCATCGGATAATTAAACAGTGGGATGAACTAAGAAACGAAACGCGTTTCGCTTCTGATTCACCATTACCTTCACTCAGGGTTGCGATCGCCCTTGCAGCTGCCGAACCAAAACCAGAATCGCCGCCGTCACTGCCAGTTACAAAGTATAAGGTAGCACTAAAAGACCATGCGTGCTACGGGGAGACAGTTGAAGTTAAAGAGGAGTTGAGCAAAGGAGACGTAATACTTTGCAGAACTTCTAAGGGTGAAATTCCCTTCCTCAAAAAAGAACTGGTTCCAGAATCTCAATCTTTGCAGCCAGTGGATGCTGAGATTATTGACGTGGAGGTGGAGGATATTTCTGAGCAGTTGAAAGAGGCGATCGCGCTAGTGATTGAATATTTATCAGAAAATGAACTAAAAGCTGTGCTAGCAGCCAGTTTGAGTATTGGTAAAGAACATCTTCCAAGTGATGCGGCGGGTCTTGCTGCTAAGTTGATAGGCGGACAGGATTTAGCCATTTTAAGTCAAGGCTAG